A genome region from Vulpes lagopus strain Blue_001 chromosome 7, ASM1834538v1, whole genome shotgun sequence includes the following:
- the ADAMTS10 gene encoding A disintegrin and metalloproteinase with thrombospondin motifs 10 isoform X4 yields the protein MAPACQILRWALTLGLGLTFEVIHAFRSQDEFLSSLESYEIAFPTRVDHNGALLAFSPPAPRRQRRGTRPATESRLFYKVAAPSTHFLLNLTRSPRLLAGHVSVEYWTREGLAWQRAARPHCLYAGHLQGQAGSSHVAISTCGGLHGLIVADEEEYLIEPLQGGPKGAQGPEESGPHVVYKRSSLRHPHLDTACGVRDEKPWKGRPWWLRTLKPPPARPLGNETERGQPGLKRSVSRERYVETLVVADKMMVAYHGRRDVEQYVLAIMNIVAKLFQDSSLGNIVNILVTRLILLTEDQPTLEITHHAGKSLDSFCKWQKSIVNHSGHGNAIPENGVANHDTAVLITRYDICIYRNKPCGTLGLAPVGGMCERERSCSINEDIGLATAFTIAHEIGHTFGMNHDGVGNSCGARGQDPAKLMAAHITMKTNPFVWSSCSRDYITSFLDSGLGLCLNNRPPRQDFVYPTVAPGQAYDADEQCRFQHGVKSRQCKYGEVCSELWCLSKSNRCITNSIPAAEGTLCQTHTIDKGVSAGPGRQLGPAPCPWATPPCCRGGFPWALATPLPLGHALRAAAGRVQRIWPRPLSWATPSVPPRRVSIGSGHAPAFRPRPPCRRGGGVPSALATPPARRPRPGQRPPPAPCPPRLSQSEFHRPEGTVGLGRGPVLPVSGSPDPTCTQAPFRPTRGVLRPRGWGVGGWRGRKELRTRPLPPPQWCYKRVCVPFGSRPEGVDGAWGPWTPWGDCSRTCGGGVSSSSRHCDSPRPTIGGKYCLGERRRHRSCNTDDCPPGSQDFREMQCSEFDSVPFRGKFYTWKTYRGGGVKACSLTCLAEGFNFYTERAAAVVDGTPCRPDTVDICVSGECKHVGCDRVLGSDLREDKCRVCGGDGSACETIEGVFSPASPAIGYEEVVWIPKGSVHIFIQDLNLSLSHLALKGDQESLLLEGLPGTPQPHRLPLAGTTFQLRQGPDHTQSLEALGPINASLIVMVLARTELAALRYRFNAPIARDALPPYSWHYAPWTKCSAQCAGGSQVQAVECRNQLDSSAVAPHHCSAHSKLPKRQRACNTEPCPPDWVVGNWSRCSRSCDAGVRSRSVVCQRRVSAAEEKALDDSACPQPRPPVLEACQGPACPPEWAALDWSECTPSCGPGLRHRVVLCKSSDHRATLPPAHCPPAAKPPATMRCNLRRCPPARWVTGDWGECSAQCGIGQQQRAVRCSSHTGQPSRECAEALRPPATQQCEAKCDSAPPGDGPEGMWDGSPGDPKRPRPGEATGECGSRDVGLERLQPPRCLEVSPPGHPSPPSPCRHVLSATACQAF from the exons ATGGCTCCCGCCTGCCAGATCCTCCGCTGGGCCCTCACCCTGGGGCTGGGCCTCACATTCGAAGTCATACATGCCTTCCGGTCTCAAG ATGAGTTCCTGTCCAGTCTGGAGAGCTATGAGATCGCCTTCCCCACTCGAGTGGACCACAATGGGGCACTGCTGGCCTTCTCACCCCCGGCTCCCCGGAGGCAGCGTCGGGGCACAAGGCCAGCGACAGAGTCCCGCCTCTTCTACAAGGTGGCTGCACCCAGCACCCACTTCCTGCTGAACCTAACCCGCAGCCCCCGCCTTCTAGCAGGGCACGTCTCCGTGGAGTACTGGACACGGGAGGGCCTGGCGTGGCAGAGGGCTGCCCGGCCCCACTGCCTCTACGCCGGCCACTTGCAGGGCCAGGCTGGCAGCTCCCACGTGGCCATCAGCACCTGTGGGGGCCTG CACGGCCTGATCGTGGCAGATGAAGAAGAATATTTGATCGAGCCCCTGCAAGGTGGGCCCAAaggggcccagggcccagaggAGAGTGGCCCCCATGTGGTGTACAAGCGCTCCTCTCTGCGTCACCCCCACCTGGACACAGCCTGTGGAGTGAGAG ACGAGAAACCGTGGAAGGGGCGGCCGTGGTGGCTGCGCACCCTGAAGCCGCCACCTGCCAGGCCCCTGGGGAATGAAACAGAGCGTGGCCAGCCAGGCCTGAAGCGCTCGGTCAGCCGAGAGCGCTACGTGGAGACCCTGGTGGTGGCCGACAAGATGATGGTGGCCTACCACGGGCGCCGAGACGTGGAACAGTACGTGCTGGCCATCATGAACATT GTTGCCAAACTTTTCCAGGACTCGAGTCTGGGAAACATCGTTAATATCCTGGTGACACGCCTCATCCTGCTCACGGAGGACCAG CCCACCCTGGAGATCACCCACCACGCCGGGAAGTCCCTGGACAGCTTCTGTAAGTGGCAGAAATCCATCGTGAACCACAGCGGCCATGGCAACGCCATTCCGGAGAACGGTGTGGCCAACCATGACACAGCGGTGCTCATCACGCG CTATGACATCTGCATCTATAGGAACAAACCCTGTGGCACTCTAG gcctggcccccgTGGGCGGGATGTGCGAGCGCGAGCGGAGCTGCAGCATTAACGAGGACATCGGCCTGGCCACCGCCTTCACCATTGCCCATGAGATTGGACACAC GTTTGGCATGAACCACGACGGCGTGGGCAACAGCTGCGGGGCCCGCGGCCAGGACCCGGCCAAGCTCATGGCCGCCCACATCACCATGAAGACCAACCCTTTCGTGTGGTCATCCTGCAGCCGCGACTACATCACCAGCTTTCTGGA CTCGGGCCTGGGGCTGTGCCTGAACAACCGGCCCCCCAGACAGGACTTCGTGTACCCAACGGTGGCACCTGGCCAGGCCTATGACGCAGATGAACAGTGCCGCTTCCAACATGGAGTCAAATCGCGTCAGTGTAAATACGGG GAGGTCTGCAGCGAGCTGTGGTGTCTGAGCAAGAGCAACCGGTGCATCACCAACAGCATTCCAGCCGCCGAGGGCACGCTGTGTCAGACGCACACCATCGACAAGGGGGTGAGCGCCGGCCCGGGCCGCCAGCTGGGCCCCGCCCCTTGCCCTTGGGCCACGCCCCCGTGCTGCCGCGGGGGGTTTCCATGGGCTCTGGCCACGCCCCTGCCCTTAGGCCACGCCCTCCGCGCAGCCGCGGGAAGGGTCCAGCGGATCTGGCCACGCCCCCTGTCTTGGGCCACGCCCTCGGTGCCGCCGCGGAGGGTTTCCATTGGCTCTGGTCACGCCCCTGCCTTTAGGCCACGCCCTCCGTGCCGCCGCGGGGGTGGGGTTCCATCGGCTCTGGCCACGCCCcccgcccgcaggccccgcccaggGCAGAGGCCGCCCCCTGCCCCGTGTCCGCCGCGCCTGTCCCAGAGCGAGTTCCACCGCCCGGAGGGGACCGTAGGCTTAGGCCGCGGCCCGGTGCTGCCTGTGTCCGGGTCCCCAGACCCCACTTGCACCCAAGCGCCCTTCCGTCCCACCCGAGGTGTACTGAGacctcgggggtggggggtgggggggtggcggggcaGGAAGGAACTGCGGACtcgtcccctcccacccccgcagTGGTGCTACAAGCGCGTGTGTGTCCCCTTCGGGTCGCGGCCGGAGGGCGTGGACGGGGCCTGGGGCCCGTGGACCCCGTGGGGCGACTGCAGCCGGACGTGCGGCGGCGGCGTGTCCTCCTCCAGCCGGCACTGCGACAGCCCCAG GCCAACAATCGGAGGCAAGTACTGCCTGGGTGAGAGGCGGCGACACCGCTCCTGCAACACCGAC GACTgtcccccaggctcccaggactTCAGGGAAATGCAGTGCTCTGAATTTGACAGCGTCCCCTTCCGTGGAAAATTCTACACGTGGAAGACATACCGAGGAG GGGGCGTGAAGGCCTGTTCACTCACATGCCTGGCCGAAGGCTTCAACTTCTACACGGAGAGGGCAGCGGCCGTGGTGGACGGGACGCCCTGCCGCCCGGACACAGTGGACATTTGTGTCAGTGGCGAGTGCAAG CATGTGGGCTGCGACCGGGTCCTGGGCTCCGACCTGAGGGAGGACAAGTGCCGGGTTTGCGGTGGTGACGGCAGCGCCTGTGAAACCATCGAGGGGGTCTTCAGCCCAGCTTCACCTGCAATCG GGTATGAGGAAGTCGTCTGGATCCCCAAAGGCTCCGTCCACATCTTCATCCAGGACCTGAACCTCTCCCTCAGTCACCTGG CTCTGAAGGGGGACCAGGAGTCCCTGCTGCTGGAGGGGCTGCCCGGGACCCCCCAGCCCCACCGCCTGCCCCTGGCTGGGACCACCTTTCAGCTGCGGCAGGGACCAGATCACACGCAGAGCCTAGAAGCCCTGGGACCCATAAATGCGTCTCTCATCGTCATG GTGCTGGCCCGGACTGAGCTGGCTGCCCTCCGCTACCGCTTCAACGCGCCCATCGCCCGAGATGCACTGCCCCCCTACTCCTGGCACTACGCACCCTGGACCAAGTGCTCGGCCCAATGTGCCGGCG gcaGCCAGGTGCAGGCCGTGGAGTGCCGCAATCAGCTGGACAGCTCGGCCGTGGCCCCCCACCATTGCAGTGCCCACAGCAAACTGCCCAAGAGGCAGCGCGCCTGCAACACAGAGCCCTGTCCGCCCGA CTGGGTGGTGGGCAACTGGTCGCGCTGCAGCCGCAGCTGTGATGCGGGTGTGCGCAGCCGCTCCGTCGTGTGCCAGCGCCGCGTGTCAGCCGCCGAGGAGAAGGCGCTGGACGACAGCGCGTGCCCGCAGCCGCGGCCGCCGGTTCTGGAGGCCTGCCAAGGCCCCGCCTGCCCTCCCGAGTGGGCCGCCCTGGACTGGTCAGAG TGCACCCCGAGCTGCGGGCCCGGCCTCCGCCACCGCGTCGTCCTGTGCAAGAGCTCGGACCACCGCGCCACGCTGCCCCCCGCGCACTGCCCGCCCGCGGCCAAGCCTCCGGCCACCATGCGTTGCAACTTGCGCCGCTGTCCCCCGGCTCGCTGGGTGACGGGCGACTGGGGCGAG TGCTCCGCGCAGTGCGGCATCGGGCAGCAGCAGCGCGCAGTGCGCTGCTCCAGCCACACGGGCCAGCCGTCCCGCGAGTGCGCAGAGGCTCTGCGGCCCCCGGCCACGCAGCAGTGCGAAGCCAAGTGCGACAGCGCGCCCCCCGGGGACGGCCCCGAAGGTATGTGGGATGGGAGCCCAGGGGACCCCAAGAGGCCCCGTCCAGGGGAAGCTACAGGAGAGTGTGGGAGTCGGGACGTGGGCCTGGAGCGTCtccaaccacccaggtgccttgaggTGTCCCCTCCAGGCCATCCTTCACCACCCTCTCCCTGCAGACATGTATTAAGCGCCACTGCATGCCAAGCTTTTTAG
- the ADAMTS10 gene encoding A disintegrin and metalloproteinase with thrombospondin motifs 10 isoform X8: MAPACQILRWALTLGLGLTFEVIHAFRSQDEFLSSLESYEIAFPTRVDHNGALLAFSPPAPRRQRRGTRPATESRLFYKVAAPSTHFLLNLTRSPRLLAGHVSVEYWTREGLAWQRAARPHCLYAGHLQGQAGSSHVAISTCGGLHGLIVADEEEYLIEPLQGGPKGAQGPEESGPHVVYKRSSLRHPHLDTACGVRDEKPWKGRPWWLRTLKPPPARPLGNETERGQPGLKRSVSRERYVETLVVADKMMVAYHGRRDVEQYVLAIMNIVAKLFQDSSLGNIVNILVTRLILLTEDQVRGPQHLPQHQRCLPSPGWLAPMPLSVCPQPTLEITHHAGKSLDSFCKWQKSIVNHSGHGNAIPENGVANHDTAVLITRYDICIYRNKPCGTLGLAPVGGMCERERSCSINEDIGLATAFTIAHEIGHTFGMNHDGVGNSCGARGQDPAKLMAAHITMKTNPFVWSSCSRDYITSFLDSGLGLCLNNRPPRQDFVYPTVAPGQAYDADEQCRFQHGVKSRQCKYGEVCSELWCLSKSNRCITNSIPAAEGTLCQTHTIDKGVSAGPGRQLGPAPCPWATPPCCRGGFPWALATPLPLGHALRAAAGRVQRIWPRPLSWATPSVPPRRVSIGSGHAPAFRPRPPCRRGGGVPSALATPPARRPRPGQRPPPAPCPPRLSQSEFHRPEGTVGLGRGPVLPVSGSPDPTCTQAPFRPTRGVLRPRGWGVGGWRGRKELRTRPLPPPQWCYKRVCVPFGSRPEGVDGAWGPWTPWGDCSRTCGGGVSSSSRHCDSPRPTIGGKYCLGERRRHRSCNTDDCPPGSQDFREMQCSEFDSVPFRGKFYTWKTYRGGGVKACSLTCLAEGFNFYTERAAAVVDGTPCRPDTVDICVSGECKHVGCDRVLGSDLREDKCRVCGGDGSACETIEGVFSPASPAIGYEEVVWIPKGSVHIFIQDLNLSLSHLALKGDQESLLLEGLPGTPQPHRLPLAGTTFQLRQGPDHTQSLEALGPINASLIVMVLARTELAALRYRFNAPIARDALPPYSWHYAPWTKCSAQCAGGEPGAGRGVPQSAGQLGRGPPPLQCPQQTAQEAARLQHRALSARLGGGQLVALQPQL, from the exons ATGGCTCCCGCCTGCCAGATCCTCCGCTGGGCCCTCACCCTGGGGCTGGGCCTCACATTCGAAGTCATACATGCCTTCCGGTCTCAAG ATGAGTTCCTGTCCAGTCTGGAGAGCTATGAGATCGCCTTCCCCACTCGAGTGGACCACAATGGGGCACTGCTGGCCTTCTCACCCCCGGCTCCCCGGAGGCAGCGTCGGGGCACAAGGCCAGCGACAGAGTCCCGCCTCTTCTACAAGGTGGCTGCACCCAGCACCCACTTCCTGCTGAACCTAACCCGCAGCCCCCGCCTTCTAGCAGGGCACGTCTCCGTGGAGTACTGGACACGGGAGGGCCTGGCGTGGCAGAGGGCTGCCCGGCCCCACTGCCTCTACGCCGGCCACTTGCAGGGCCAGGCTGGCAGCTCCCACGTGGCCATCAGCACCTGTGGGGGCCTG CACGGCCTGATCGTGGCAGATGAAGAAGAATATTTGATCGAGCCCCTGCAAGGTGGGCCCAAaggggcccagggcccagaggAGAGTGGCCCCCATGTGGTGTACAAGCGCTCCTCTCTGCGTCACCCCCACCTGGACACAGCCTGTGGAGTGAGAG ACGAGAAACCGTGGAAGGGGCGGCCGTGGTGGCTGCGCACCCTGAAGCCGCCACCTGCCAGGCCCCTGGGGAATGAAACAGAGCGTGGCCAGCCAGGCCTGAAGCGCTCGGTCAGCCGAGAGCGCTACGTGGAGACCCTGGTGGTGGCCGACAAGATGATGGTGGCCTACCACGGGCGCCGAGACGTGGAACAGTACGTGCTGGCCATCATGAACATT GTTGCCAAACTTTTCCAGGACTCGAGTCTGGGAAACATCGTTAATATCCTGGTGACACGCCTCATCCTGCTCACGGAGGACCAGGTGCGAGGGCCCCAACACCTGCCCCAACACCAGCGCTGCCTGCCTTCCCCAGGGTGGCTGGCGCCCAtgcccctctctgtctgtccGCAGCCCACCCTGGAGATCACCCACCACGCCGGGAAGTCCCTGGACAGCTTCTGTAAGTGGCAGAAATCCATCGTGAACCACAGCGGCCATGGCAACGCCATTCCGGAGAACGGTGTGGCCAACCATGACACAGCGGTGCTCATCACGCG CTATGACATCTGCATCTATAGGAACAAACCCTGTGGCACTCTAG gcctggcccccgTGGGCGGGATGTGCGAGCGCGAGCGGAGCTGCAGCATTAACGAGGACATCGGCCTGGCCACCGCCTTCACCATTGCCCATGAGATTGGACACAC GTTTGGCATGAACCACGACGGCGTGGGCAACAGCTGCGGGGCCCGCGGCCAGGACCCGGCCAAGCTCATGGCCGCCCACATCACCATGAAGACCAACCCTTTCGTGTGGTCATCCTGCAGCCGCGACTACATCACCAGCTTTCTGGA CTCGGGCCTGGGGCTGTGCCTGAACAACCGGCCCCCCAGACAGGACTTCGTGTACCCAACGGTGGCACCTGGCCAGGCCTATGACGCAGATGAACAGTGCCGCTTCCAACATGGAGTCAAATCGCGTCAGTGTAAATACGGG GAGGTCTGCAGCGAGCTGTGGTGTCTGAGCAAGAGCAACCGGTGCATCACCAACAGCATTCCAGCCGCCGAGGGCACGCTGTGTCAGACGCACACCATCGACAAGGGGGTGAGCGCCGGCCCGGGCCGCCAGCTGGGCCCCGCCCCTTGCCCTTGGGCCACGCCCCCGTGCTGCCGCGGGGGGTTTCCATGGGCTCTGGCCACGCCCCTGCCCTTAGGCCACGCCCTCCGCGCAGCCGCGGGAAGGGTCCAGCGGATCTGGCCACGCCCCCTGTCTTGGGCCACGCCCTCGGTGCCGCCGCGGAGGGTTTCCATTGGCTCTGGTCACGCCCCTGCCTTTAGGCCACGCCCTCCGTGCCGCCGCGGGGGTGGGGTTCCATCGGCTCTGGCCACGCCCcccgcccgcaggccccgcccaggGCAGAGGCCGCCCCCTGCCCCGTGTCCGCCGCGCCTGTCCCAGAGCGAGTTCCACCGCCCGGAGGGGACCGTAGGCTTAGGCCGCGGCCCGGTGCTGCCTGTGTCCGGGTCCCCAGACCCCACTTGCACCCAAGCGCCCTTCCGTCCCACCCGAGGTGTACTGAGacctcgggggtggggggtgggggggtggcggggcaGGAAGGAACTGCGGACtcgtcccctcccacccccgcagTGGTGCTACAAGCGCGTGTGTGTCCCCTTCGGGTCGCGGCCGGAGGGCGTGGACGGGGCCTGGGGCCCGTGGACCCCGTGGGGCGACTGCAGCCGGACGTGCGGCGGCGGCGTGTCCTCCTCCAGCCGGCACTGCGACAGCCCCAG GCCAACAATCGGAGGCAAGTACTGCCTGGGTGAGAGGCGGCGACACCGCTCCTGCAACACCGAC GACTgtcccccaggctcccaggactTCAGGGAAATGCAGTGCTCTGAATTTGACAGCGTCCCCTTCCGTGGAAAATTCTACACGTGGAAGACATACCGAGGAG GGGGCGTGAAGGCCTGTTCACTCACATGCCTGGCCGAAGGCTTCAACTTCTACACGGAGAGGGCAGCGGCCGTGGTGGACGGGACGCCCTGCCGCCCGGACACAGTGGACATTTGTGTCAGTGGCGAGTGCAAG CATGTGGGCTGCGACCGGGTCCTGGGCTCCGACCTGAGGGAGGACAAGTGCCGGGTTTGCGGTGGTGACGGCAGCGCCTGTGAAACCATCGAGGGGGTCTTCAGCCCAGCTTCACCTGCAATCG GGTATGAGGAAGTCGTCTGGATCCCCAAAGGCTCCGTCCACATCTTCATCCAGGACCTGAACCTCTCCCTCAGTCACCTGG CTCTGAAGGGGGACCAGGAGTCCCTGCTGCTGGAGGGGCTGCCCGGGACCCCCCAGCCCCACCGCCTGCCCCTGGCTGGGACCACCTTTCAGCTGCGGCAGGGACCAGATCACACGCAGAGCCTAGAAGCCCTGGGACCCATAAATGCGTCTCTCATCGTCATG GTGCTGGCCCGGACTGAGCTGGCTGCCCTCCGCTACCGCTTCAACGCGCCCATCGCCCGAGATGCACTGCCCCCCTACTCCTGGCACTACGCACCCTGGACCAAGTGCTCGGCCCAATGTGCCGGCGGTGAG CCAGGTGCAGGCCGTGGAGTGCCGCAATCAGCTGGACAGCTCGGCCGTGGCCCCCCACCATTGCAGTGCCCACAGCAAACTGCCCAAGAGGCAGCGCGCCTGCAACACAGAGCCCTGTCCGCCCGA CTGGGTGGTGGGCAACTGGTCGCGCTGCAGCCGCAGCTGTGA
- the ADAMTS10 gene encoding A disintegrin and metalloproteinase with thrombospondin motifs 10 isoform X7, protein MAPACQILRWALTLGLGLTFEVIHAFRSQDEFLSSLESYEIAFPTRVDHNGALLAFSPPAPRRQRRGTRPATESRLFYKVAAPSTHFLLNLTRSPRLLAGHVSVEYWTREGLAWQRAARPHCLYAGHLQGQAGSSHVAISTCGGLHGLIVADEEEYLIEPLQGGPKGAQGPEESGPHVVYKRSSLRHPHLDTACGVRDEKPWKGRPWWLRTLKPPPARPLGNETERGQPGLKRSVSRERYVETLVVADKMMVAYHGRRDVEQYVLAIMNIVAKLFQDSSLGNIVNILVTRLILLTEDQVRGPQHLPQHQRCLPSPGWLAPMPLSVCPQPTLEITHHAGKSLDSFCKWQKSIVNHSGHGNAIPENGVANHDTAVLITRYDICIYRNKPCGTLGLAPVGGMCERERSCSINEDIGLATAFTIAHEIGHTFGMNHDGVGNSCGARGQDPAKLMAAHITMKTNPFVWSSCSRDYITSFLDSGLGLCLNNRPPRQDFVYPTVAPGQAYDADEQCRFQHGVKSRQCKYGEVCSELWCLSKSNRCITNSIPAAEGTLCQTHTIDKGWCYKRVCVPFGSRPEGVDGAWGPWTPWGDCSRTCGGGVSSSSRHCDSPRPTIGGKYCLGERRRHRSCNTDDCPPGSQDFREMQCSEFDSVPFRGKFYTWKTYRGGGVKACSLTCLAEGFNFYTERAAAVVDGTPCRPDTVDICVSGECKHVGCDRVLGSDLREDKCRVCGGDGSACETIEGVFSPASPAIGYEEVVWIPKGSVHIFIQDLNLSLSHLALKGDQESLLLEGLPGTPQPHRLPLAGTTFQLRQGPDHTQSLEALGPINASLIVMVLARTELAALRYRFNAPIARDALPPYSWHYAPWTKCSAQCAGGSQVQAVECRNQLDSSAVAPHHCSAHSKLPKRQRACNTEPCPPDWVVGNWSRCSRSCDAGVRSRSVVCQRRVSAAEEKALDDSACPQPRPPVLEACQGPACPPEWAALDWSECTPSCGPGLRHRVVLCKSSDHRATLPPAHCPPAAKPPATMRCNLRRCPPARWVTGDWGECSAQCGIGQQQRAVRCSSHTGQPSRECAEALRPPATQQCEAKCDSAPPGDGPEGMWDGSPGDPKRPRPGEATGECGSRDVGLERLQPPRCLEVSPPGHPSPPSPCRHVLSATACQAF, encoded by the exons ATGGCTCCCGCCTGCCAGATCCTCCGCTGGGCCCTCACCCTGGGGCTGGGCCTCACATTCGAAGTCATACATGCCTTCCGGTCTCAAG ATGAGTTCCTGTCCAGTCTGGAGAGCTATGAGATCGCCTTCCCCACTCGAGTGGACCACAATGGGGCACTGCTGGCCTTCTCACCCCCGGCTCCCCGGAGGCAGCGTCGGGGCACAAGGCCAGCGACAGAGTCCCGCCTCTTCTACAAGGTGGCTGCACCCAGCACCCACTTCCTGCTGAACCTAACCCGCAGCCCCCGCCTTCTAGCAGGGCACGTCTCCGTGGAGTACTGGACACGGGAGGGCCTGGCGTGGCAGAGGGCTGCCCGGCCCCACTGCCTCTACGCCGGCCACTTGCAGGGCCAGGCTGGCAGCTCCCACGTGGCCATCAGCACCTGTGGGGGCCTG CACGGCCTGATCGTGGCAGATGAAGAAGAATATTTGATCGAGCCCCTGCAAGGTGGGCCCAAaggggcccagggcccagaggAGAGTGGCCCCCATGTGGTGTACAAGCGCTCCTCTCTGCGTCACCCCCACCTGGACACAGCCTGTGGAGTGAGAG ACGAGAAACCGTGGAAGGGGCGGCCGTGGTGGCTGCGCACCCTGAAGCCGCCACCTGCCAGGCCCCTGGGGAATGAAACAGAGCGTGGCCAGCCAGGCCTGAAGCGCTCGGTCAGCCGAGAGCGCTACGTGGAGACCCTGGTGGTGGCCGACAAGATGATGGTGGCCTACCACGGGCGCCGAGACGTGGAACAGTACGTGCTGGCCATCATGAACATT GTTGCCAAACTTTTCCAGGACTCGAGTCTGGGAAACATCGTTAATATCCTGGTGACACGCCTCATCCTGCTCACGGAGGACCAGGTGCGAGGGCCCCAACACCTGCCCCAACACCAGCGCTGCCTGCCTTCCCCAGGGTGGCTGGCGCCCAtgcccctctctgtctgtccGCAGCCCACCCTGGAGATCACCCACCACGCCGGGAAGTCCCTGGACAGCTTCTGTAAGTGGCAGAAATCCATCGTGAACCACAGCGGCCATGGCAACGCCATTCCGGAGAACGGTGTGGCCAACCATGACACAGCGGTGCTCATCACGCG CTATGACATCTGCATCTATAGGAACAAACCCTGTGGCACTCTAG gcctggcccccgTGGGCGGGATGTGCGAGCGCGAGCGGAGCTGCAGCATTAACGAGGACATCGGCCTGGCCACCGCCTTCACCATTGCCCATGAGATTGGACACAC GTTTGGCATGAACCACGACGGCGTGGGCAACAGCTGCGGGGCCCGCGGCCAGGACCCGGCCAAGCTCATGGCCGCCCACATCACCATGAAGACCAACCCTTTCGTGTGGTCATCCTGCAGCCGCGACTACATCACCAGCTTTCTGGA CTCGGGCCTGGGGCTGTGCCTGAACAACCGGCCCCCCAGACAGGACTTCGTGTACCCAACGGTGGCACCTGGCCAGGCCTATGACGCAGATGAACAGTGCCGCTTCCAACATGGAGTCAAATCGCGTCAGTGTAAATACGGG GAGGTCTGCAGCGAGCTGTGGTGTCTGAGCAAGAGCAACCGGTGCATCACCAACAGCATTCCAGCCGCCGAGGGCACGCTGTGTCAGACGCACACCATCGACAAGGGG TGGTGCTACAAGCGCGTGTGTGTCCCCTTCGGGTCGCGGCCGGAGGGCGTGGACGGGGCCTGGGGCCCGTGGACCCCGTGGGGCGACTGCAGCCGGACGTGCGGCGGCGGCGTGTCCTCCTCCAGCCGGCACTGCGACAGCCCCAG GCCAACAATCGGAGGCAAGTACTGCCTGGGTGAGAGGCGGCGACACCGCTCCTGCAACACCGAC GACTgtcccccaggctcccaggactTCAGGGAAATGCAGTGCTCTGAATTTGACAGCGTCCCCTTCCGTGGAAAATTCTACACGTGGAAGACATACCGAGGAG GGGGCGTGAAGGCCTGTTCACTCACATGCCTGGCCGAAGGCTTCAACTTCTACACGGAGAGGGCAGCGGCCGTGGTGGACGGGACGCCCTGCCGCCCGGACACAGTGGACATTTGTGTCAGTGGCGAGTGCAAG CATGTGGGCTGCGACCGGGTCCTGGGCTCCGACCTGAGGGAGGACAAGTGCCGGGTTTGCGGTGGTGACGGCAGCGCCTGTGAAACCATCGAGGGGGTCTTCAGCCCAGCTTCACCTGCAATCG GGTATGAGGAAGTCGTCTGGATCCCCAAAGGCTCCGTCCACATCTTCATCCAGGACCTGAACCTCTCCCTCAGTCACCTGG CTCTGAAGGGGGACCAGGAGTCCCTGCTGCTGGAGGGGCTGCCCGGGACCCCCCAGCCCCACCGCCTGCCCCTGGCTGGGACCACCTTTCAGCTGCGGCAGGGACCAGATCACACGCAGAGCCTAGAAGCCCTGGGACCCATAAATGCGTCTCTCATCGTCATG GTGCTGGCCCGGACTGAGCTGGCTGCCCTCCGCTACCGCTTCAACGCGCCCATCGCCCGAGATGCACTGCCCCCCTACTCCTGGCACTACGCACCCTGGACCAAGTGCTCGGCCCAATGTGCCGGCG gcaGCCAGGTGCAGGCCGTGGAGTGCCGCAATCAGCTGGACAGCTCGGCCGTGGCCCCCCACCATTGCAGTGCCCACAGCAAACTGCCCAAGAGGCAGCGCGCCTGCAACACAGAGCCCTGTCCGCCCGA CTGGGTGGTGGGCAACTGGTCGCGCTGCAGCCGCAGCTGTGATGCGGGTGTGCGCAGCCGCTCCGTCGTGTGCCAGCGCCGCGTGTCAGCCGCCGAGGAGAAGGCGCTGGACGACAGCGCGTGCCCGCAGCCGCGGCCGCCGGTTCTGGAGGCCTGCCAAGGCCCCGCCTGCCCTCCCGAGTGGGCCGCCCTGGACTGGTCAGAG TGCACCCCGAGCTGCGGGCCCGGCCTCCGCCACCGCGTCGTCCTGTGCAAGAGCTCGGACCACCGCGCCACGCTGCCCCCCGCGCACTGCCCGCCCGCGGCCAAGCCTCCGGCCACCATGCGTTGCAACTTGCGCCGCTGTCCCCCGGCTCGCTGGGTGACGGGCGACTGGGGCGAG TGCTCCGCGCAGTGCGGCATCGGGCAGCAGCAGCGCGCAGTGCGCTGCTCCAGCCACACGGGCCAGCCGTCCCGCGAGTGCGCAGAGGCTCTGCGGCCCCCGGCCACGCAGCAGTGCGAAGCCAAGTGCGACAGCGCGCCCCCCGGGGACGGCCCCGAAGGTATGTGGGATGGGAGCCCAGGGGACCCCAAGAGGCCCCGTCCAGGGGAAGCTACAGGAGAGTGTGGGAGTCGGGACGTGGGCCTGGAGCGTCtccaaccacccaggtgccttgaggTGTCCCCTCCAGGCCATCCTTCACCACCCTCTCCCTGCAGACATGTATTAAGCGCCACTGCATGCCAAGCTTTTTAG